A stretch of the Oncorhynchus clarkii lewisi isolate Uvic-CL-2024 chromosome 9, UVic_Ocla_1.0, whole genome shotgun sequence genome encodes the following:
- the LOC139416442 gene encoding beta-citrylglutamate synthase B-like, with protein sequence MCSRVWFVTDRRIHQEYPQVQILRALKQRCAEEDVEFRSLLMDQIVLTISEGQLGLRVEQEVVTSYPQVAVVRVPTPWVQSDSDITVLRHLEKMGCRLVNRPQAILNCVNKFWTFQELAGHGVPLPDTFSYGGHENFRKMIDEAEPLGYPVVVKNTRGHRGKAVFLARDKHHLADLSHLIRHDAPYLFQEYVKESHGRDVRVVLVGGRVIGSMLRCSTDGRMQSNCSLGGVGMMCPLSEQGKQLAVQVSNILGMDVCGIDLLQLNDGSFVVCEANANVGFIAFDQACGMDVAGIVADHALSLLPSRLTRKMSLLSVVSSASETSSEPEVCPAVSSVLPEAVCNMSVGSTSSESDPELADTTPQPPSRQAGPSPVLPNLPDPAYNFNTLLANEIKLLTE encoded by the exons ATGTGTTCTCGGGTTTGGTTTGTGACCGACCGGCGTATCCACCAGGAGTATCCGCAAGTCCAGATCCTTCGGGCTCTGAAACAGCGATGCGCCGAGGAGGATGTTGAATTCCGCTCACTTCTCATGGACCAAATCGTGCTCACCATCAGTGAGGGACAATTAG GTCTGCGGGTGGAGCAGGAGGTGGTGACGTCCTACCCTCAGGTGGCGGTGGTGCGGGTGCCCACCCCCTGGGTGCAGTCGGACAGCGACATCACGGTTCTGCGCCACCTGGAGAAGATGGGCTGCAGGCTGGTCAACCGGCCCCAGGCTATCCTCAACTGCGTCAACAAGTTCTGGACCTTCCAGGAGCTGGCCGGCCACGGGGTCCCCCTCCCAGACACCTTCTCTTACG GAGGACACGAGAACTTCCGCAAGATGATCGACGAGGCGGAACCGCTGGGCTACCCCGTGGTGGTGAAGAACACTCGTGGCCACAGAG GAAAGGCAGTGTTCCTGGCCAGGGACAAGCACCACCTGGCTGACCTGAGCCACCTGATTCGCCACGACGCTCCTTACCTCTTCCAGGAGTACGTGAAAGAGTCGCACGGTCGCGACGTCCGGGTGGTGCTGGTGGGCGGCCGTGTCATTGGCTCCATGCTGCGCTGCTCCACCGACGGACGCATGCAGAGCAACTGCTCCCTGG GCGGCGTGGGGATGATGTGCCCGCTGAGCGAGCAGGGCAAGCAGCTGGCGGTGCAGGTGTCCAACATCCTGGGCATGGACGTGTGCGGCATCGACCTGCTGCAGCTCAACGACGGCTCGTTCGTGGTGTGCGAGGCCAACGCCAACGTGGGCTTCATCGCCTTCGACCAGGCGTGTGGCATGGACGTGGCGGGCATCGTGGCCGACCATGCCCTCTCGCTGCTGCCCAGCCGCCTCACGCGCAAGATGTCGCTGCTCTCGGTGGTGTCCAGCGCCAGCGAGACGAGCAGCGAGCCCGAGGTGTGCCCGGCAGTCAGCAGCGTGCTGCCCGAGGCCGTGTGCAACATGAGCGTGGGCTCTACTTCTAGCGAGAGCGACCCCGAGCTGGCCGATACCACCCCTCAGCCCCCGAGCCGTCAAGCTGGCCCCAGCCCGGTGCTACCCAACCTCCCCGACCCGGCCTACAACTTCAACACCCTCCTTGCCAACGAGATCAAATTATTGACTGAGTGA